In Epinephelus lanceolatus isolate andai-2023 chromosome 7, ASM4190304v1, whole genome shotgun sequence, the genomic stretch CATCAACATCCTCAAAGTTATTATAAAGTGATGTATGAGGATATTTCTTCTCATTAGAATGTTATTGATTAAATTTAGGAATTACATGACTGAATGAAGTTTCCTGTTATGAAAAAGATCATAGGATGCAGTGTTAAGAACACTTTAAATTATTCGATACTTCAttgatattttgtgttttcattaagtTCAAAATAATACTTTTTGCTGTCTCGTTGGGGGAAAACTAACTCTAAACTGTCCAAAGTCAAATCTTCTTTGGAGCAGATTTTCCCTCAGTTTTTTCCGTGTGACGTCTCGTGATTGTTGCTGTATTTTCAGTAAAACAGTATGTAGGGAAATTCCGGTGGGTAAAGTTGCTGAGCTTTGTTTGCAGACCACCCATTATGAAAATGTACACCTTTAGATGaacaaaagaggaaaagcaACGTATGTAATTTAACCCTAAAAATTGAGCTTCTGATACAAAAGGAttattatctatattatctTTGGGATTCCCGCTCCTGCATAATCAAACCACTTACAACAATGCATCCGATACACCTCCAGAAATGTACCACACTGACTCTGATCTCTGTTTAAGACCTCGTCTGAACCTTGACGTACAATATAGGATGTAGAACTGCACAATTGCATAATAAgcacaatgacatcacacatgaatGAAAACTGAGCTATATATAAGCTCTATAGGGTGCTATATGACAGGACTTAAACAAGTTTGTGAAAACAGTGCAAGTtcgatgcttttatttttaatgtttttgtccttTGAAGAAATAAGAGAGACATGTCTCCTGGTTTCTTTCTCAAAGGAAATTTGCCTGTGAGAGAGTGGGTGCCTTGTAAGGAGGATTTCGTCGGTGAGgctgtttttatgatttttgtgcCCAAAAAACTTCTGTGAAGTAGTGTTGAAAATTGCATACAATGACTGTGGACACTTGGATGTAAGGAAAACTTATGACCTTGCCTTGCACTATTTCTTTTGGACCCAGTGTTCCCAGCCTAAAGGAGCCATTTGTCATGACCCAAGAGTCGAGCTGCTGGGGTGGCAATGTGAGTCTGTTGGTCAGTCCACCATTTAAGTATTTGACCAAATGCCTGCAGAATGTATGTGATTAGCACTATTTGgcaaacgttagcatgctaacgtgcAAAACTAAGATGGttaacatggtaaacattgtaCGTGCTCAACATaggcatgttagcattgtcattgggAGCATGTTAgaatgctgatgttagcatgtagctcaaAGCACTACTCAGTCTTTTTCATCTAAAATGACAGTATGGGTTGGTTCGGTAAGTATAGCACATACGGATTTCTTGATATGTCTAGAGAAGGTTTTGTCCCGTTACTTGGACAGTGATTCCTGTGTAAgctttccatctctctctgcctgtttGCTATGCAGTGTGTGCACTACGCCATTAGGCTTCTCTTGTCTCATCTTATATGTAATTAGTACAGATTTTATTGGTAGGACCCATTAATTATTGTCCTAGTGGGCAAAATGCAGCTGGTTGTGTGAATACTACCAGCAATAGTGGACTGCTATTACAGTGTATTTTCATTATAGACACTGAGCTATTCACACTAGATGTGTTTGAATAATATTTGCAAGTAGATTTTCATCTTATCGCATCAGAGTGTAAAATACTTCTTCACTGTAAATTAATGACGCATACGGAGTCCTGATCACTATGTCTCGGTTTAACTCCAGCTGGAGGCCTTTGTTGTATCTCATTTTCCCGGTTTCTTTCTCCCCAAGTTTCATGTCAACTCTCATTTGTCAACTATTGAATACAGACAGAAAtgatgtaaaaatatatatatataaaaaaaaaaaatcagctgaaaTTTATTGGagacattgtttttattatcattatttaggACACAATTATCACACAACTTCAGTCAAATTCATTGTTTGTGAACATAAATATGCAGTAACAGGAGATTTTTCTATTGCACCCTgaatagtttagtttatttgaacacacacacacacatataagtGTGAAATTCACGTCAGCATACAGCATAAATTAAatttataaatacatatttacagAGATCTTAATCATTTGCAACAGTCAGTTCAGAAAGATATACTGACATTCTTCTAACTAACTTAAATATCAAAGTTcctacagttttgtttttaccagaATGATACAGCTGAGAAAATGCGTCTTCACTAAGTCGTGGCACATCAGCTGAGACTCTTTGCATGACATAAATTCTTTGCTAAGGGCATCCATCAAGGGCATTGTGAGCTACAATTTTTTATTGTAACATTTGCTaaggtacacacatacactcagcAACATGCTTTCACTCTGTCTTTCACATATTATTGAATACTGTTGAATGGAAATAGGGGAGCTGAAGAAGCCGATCTTGTGGGCGACCAGTCATGAAGAGGCACTCTGAGGGAGGGAAACGAGGTGTGAGACGATCACACCATAGAGCTTTTCACTCGTTCGAAAATCTGTCTGACTTTCACTGCGGGGACACAGCCTTCCCTCACAATGGTGATGGTCCCTGTGGAAAGAGTCAGATAGGCTTGAGTTAGAAAAGTGAATGTGCAAACACAAAGGAGAGAATGTAGGGggaatatgtttgtgttttacctTCATCAATCTTTAGGCAGTTAACCACGGTGGACGCAACAACTTCATTTGAGTCCCCGTCACACAGAACGCCTTGGATCTTGTGTCCTAGTCGACTGTGGCAAAAAAATAtgcaggacagtgtgtgtgaataaatATGCATGTTGTTTGTAGTAAAACACTGTGATAGATAATAAATGACACATTTGGCACTCTGCTACACAAGACACACTGAGATTAATCTGCTGTAAGAGGATATTTAAGTTCTGTGAGGAGACACTTACTTGATGACCATGGAGTGGTGGGTGCTGTCAGACTCTCCACTGGGATTGGCCGACGTAATAGCAAGAGGTCCGGTGATGTCACATAGGTGGCCGGTTACTGTGTGGTCAGGGACGCGGATCATGATGCTGTCCCTGGTGCCAACACGATCATAAGCCGGTCCCACTCCTACACAAGATGAATAAAAGGTGAGGTGAAAACCAATAATTGATATTAATATTATGAATATGTTGTTAATTGAATCCAGCAACATTCAAACTGAAGAGTTTACCTAGTTTGAACAGCCAGTCTCCTTTGCTGACAATACAGCTGATGCCTCCTGGATACACATTCCTCATAAACTCCCAGAGCAGAGGGCTGAAGGGAGGCTTGGCTGCTACCAGCTGCTCCACATTAGAGATGCAAATGCAGATGGGCTTCTCTGCTGGTCTGTCCTGGATGACGTCACAGATAACAGGTTGATGAGTTTCACATCAAAGGCAAAATTGGATTTAATGATCCGTCTCATTTTACACTTCAAAATGATACTGACTACCAGCATGTTTTTCTTCCTTACTTTAATATTGTAGATTTTCTCTATAGCTTGAGGATTCTTGCAGGAGGCAGCCAGGGCATACACTGTGTCTGTGGGGATACCACACACTCCTCCTTCCTCCAGAAGGCCAGCGATCTTCAGGAGACCACTGGTGAGTCGTGACTCAGTCACAGGACAGGGAAGCTCTGGAGCAGACTGGTGCTTCACTTCCTCCTGAGACAGGTCACACAGGGAGGGACATTTTCATAAAATGAACAGGGTCAAATATGACAGACTACTGTAGACTGAGCAGAGGAATGCAAAAGGAGTGTCTTAAATGGTTACCTTTATTAAGGGAGGGCCCATAGGCAGCAGTCTTTGTGAGAAGATGCAGTTCAGCAGTGATGCCAGAGTTCCATATATACAGATTACTGAAAGTAGTGCGAGCATGGCCACTGGAAGGATACAGATATTGTTTTAATTTCTAACGATTTCTAGATTTAAAAACCTACATCAATGTGTTCAGAATGAGGCTTTGTTTATACATACTTTCTAGTTCATATGGCAGTCGCTGCAGAGTGGAAAGCAGGAAACAGACCAGAACAACCTCCATGACTGCTGTTAGAGACAGCAAAACCAGGTTCCTGTAGGCAGCTATTGCACAACAGACGGATGAAAACAagctcaaaaacaaaaaaaattaattaattcttCTGTTgaaaaagataattttgttgaCCTTACCAATCAGCATAAGGAAAGCATTAATGACCAGGAGAGCAACGGCTCCTGCTGTGAAACCGTAGGCTGCCTCTGTGGACAGCTGAAGCAGGTTGCctagaaaagaaaaatatgggATAAGAATTTTGTCTTATTCAGTCATAACATGTTTCCATGTAAACACATGCTTATACTGACATACCTGCAAATCTAAACCAGGTCCACGTTGCCCATACTGCTACATAGATGGATGGGATGACTGACCCGAAACGGCCACCTCTTGTGACTTGCAGTCGGCTGACATAAACCTGGATAATTGCTCCTGAGATGAGGACCCAAGGGACAGTCAGATGAAGGAAGGCAAGATTCGTACTGGATGAACTCGCATGTAGAGCAGAGAGAGCTGCAACCCCATTTGAAAGGTAGAACAGGGCATCTGAAGCCTGGTCAGTTCGGGGCAGCGCCTCCTGGTCTCCCTGCTCAGCCCTGCAGCACTTCAAAGCCTTCTTCAGCTGGTCAGAGGAGATGGGCTGTGGTCCCACAGGGATCAGAGACTTCTCTGCTATGGTGTTGATAAGGCGCGAGAAAGTACCGTACAGGGAGGCTGCGGTAAACAGGGAACAAGCTACACCAAAAAAGATGTAGTATCCCTGGAGAGGAATCTGGGGGATTGTTGAGAGTGTGAGCAGGACAAACAGCATGTTGTGGATCAGCTCCAGGACATCTGTGTTCAGGCTTCCCACGCAGAGCACCACACCTGCCATCACAAAGAACCAGTTCCCAACCATTGTTTCCCTTCCTGAGACCACTTTACTGTCCTCCACAACCAGAACAGATAGCACAAACTCATCCCAAGCCTTGATCAGCCAATATGTGGCATGAAGGCCGAACTTAGTGGTGTGGTAGCAGTCTTGGCGCAGATGAGCATAGTAGCTGGAGAACAGCTGGGCAGCTGTGATGATTGAGACCCATGCAGCTCCTACACCAAAGGACTTCATGTACCCAAAGCTGTAGAAAGCAAATATGAAGGGGGCGACAGTGTCACAGAAGAAACCCAAGGCCATGGGCTCTGCATATTTggtgttcttcttcttttcttggCCAATGCTCTGAGCGCTTCCTGAGTTGGTGGTCCCTAGCAGGAGAACATTAAAGAGGGGAGTACCAAAGCCTTTGAGGACTAAACGTTGAGTCAGACCTTTGACAAGCAGTGCAGCTGAACCATAGATGGCAAAAAGCAGAATGAGCAACTCTAGAACCCCAGCGACAACAAGAGCCCAGGAGCTTGCTACCAGACCTATTGCCTCAAAAACTAAGGTGGCTGTGATGGCCCCAAACACAAATGGCATGATGTAGTTGACTGTGGCAGAGCAGAAGGCGAGGAGAAAGGACAGAAGGATATACGGGACCAGACCAGCGATAGCTGTCTCTTTTATGGACAGGCATAAATGGCAAACTGAGACCTCTGAGGTGGCATTCAGAGACATGTTCGTCATCATATTAGTGGACAAATTGTTCAACATGTCATCTGGCACAGAGGCTGTTGTTGGACTTTCAGTCGCGGCACCAAAGTAGATTCTGGTGGCACCATAACTGCCCCAAAGAGCCGCATAGCCGATGAAGGCAGTGCCACTCAGATGATCATATTTTCTGAAGGAAAGCAGTCCGGCCACCAGTTGGCATATCCCACCAATCAAGATGAGATGAACACCTataaaaaacattgaatttaagTTAATATGACAGCTTAATGTAACttcttattttctcatttttgcaGATTTTCTAAATGTCTTACCTGCAAGTATGTTCTCCACCCCAACCGGTGCATTGCCAGTGTGTGCAGTATTGAAGTTCTGCAGGAGTACGAAGAATGCACTGATCCCATTGGATAACATGCCTAGGACACCTGGTTCACCGTAGAAACTGGCTGGGAATCCATCCGATGTTGCCATGCTGTCTTTGTTGTCAAGCTGTGGTTTAACTGAAACATATGACACAGACAACATATCCATGAATGTATGTACATTTGACGTTGGGTATATATTAAGTATTATGTGCAATACTAAATGCAGTAATCACCTAAAAGACAAACTGAGAATAGTGTCTTGATTTTGGTTGATTTATTAAGTTCATCGTCACAATTTATTTACCAAAGTGTAATAGTATTATAAGTATCACTGTGTTGCTTAAATATGAATGCAATGTATCATCCAAATTATatgcagagagagacaaaggtcACTGTTTGTGGTTGAAAAGCCCAACTTGACTTGAgaacaaaacaacctcaaagctGTAGTCCGTAACTTCAGATCTGCTGAAACTATCACTAACTGAGACATATAGTCTGCGAAGAAATTCTTTTGCCTTGTAGCGCTTCTAATGCCCTTACTGtatgtgaatgaaaacaaccagtcagagccaaGTAGTCTTTaactcagctgtcaatcatgtcaactGCGGTcgaactgtcaaactaggcagcactgatcaaacataaatcaagattctgtcactgcattgtcTATTTTTCACCTcatatgttttcagaaacatactttagtgtactgtttagctgtaaaatgagaaagctgGTCTGGCtggtggaagaggaggagggacgcGATATTTTTTCACAGTCTATCTGTCACATgaacttctttcaaaatacagtgaCAGTGTGAGCAAATATGAGAAAAACttatttttaataaagttaCCAGCTGCAGCTTTAATGCCTTATATTTGTAGGGCTTTGtacaaatagaaaaaaacacaagactaAAAGCAGATTATAAGGCCTTTAGGGAACAAAAATATACTTCAAAGTAAAGATGACAAACTTAAGTCCTACAAACACAGCTCAGTCTAATTGGAAAGTCACACTCTCTCCAACAGTGACATAAACCTGATAAAGCTTTGGCCCTGCCCGGGCATAACTGGGTGTACCCAAGAGACGCAGAGGAGTAGCTGCATCAACTTTCCTGCCTGAATGACTGCAAAGCAGCAGATGCCAGCATAAGTAAGCATTTCATCCATAACTAATTCACCTGTATTTACTGATATTTACCCAAAAGACAGGTACAGGTtgtgattattttaattatagATTTTCAGAGTTGTAATTTCAAAGCATCTTCTAACTAACTGTAGATATCTAGCCCAAGTAAAACGCCTGTTATCACCATCAATTCATTTtgcagcattttaaaatgttaaatgtaataAAGTCTGTGAGCTAGAAAGTAATAtatcaaatggaaataaagtctTACCTGGTGGAGATGCTCAGACAATTGAAGCATTGAGTTGTTCTGAAGCAGGGATGAAGGTTTGTCATAAATAAGGCCTCCTTGTGTGTAGGAGGAGTTCATGAAAATTCCCCTACATGATACTATGGTCTGTTACCTGAGAGGTGACATCACTGCTCTCCCCCTTTAGACAATAAAGTACgactccttccttcctcctcctccttttctgaGCATAGTGATGCTGGTTATGACggttatgatgatgatgtccaCCACTGTGGAAATTCCTCCGAATCCGATATAGTT encodes the following:
- the LOC117261330 gene encoding uncharacterized protein LOC117261330 — translated: MATSDGFPASFYGEPGVLGMLSNGISAFFVLLQNFNTAHTGNAPVGVENILAGVHLILIGGICQLVAGLLSFRKYDHLSGTAFIGYAALWGSYGATRIYFGAATESPTTASVPDDMLNNLSTNMMTNMSLNATSEVSVCHLCLSIKETAIAGLVPYILLSFLLAFCSATVNYIMPFVFGAITATLVFEAIGLVASSWALVVAGVLELLILLFAIYGSAALLVKGLTQRLVLKGFGTPLFNVLLLGTTNSGSAQSIGQEKKKNTKYAEPMALGFFCDTVAPFIFAFYSFGYMKSFGVGAAWVSIITAAQLFSSYYAHLRQDCYHTTKFGLHATYWLIKAWDEFVLSVLVVEDSKVVSGRETMVGNWFFVMAGVVLCVGSLNTDVLELIHNMLFVLLTLSTIPQIPLQGYYIFFGVACSLFTAASLYGTFSRLINTIAEKSLIPVGPQPISSDQLKKALKCCRAEQGDQEALPRTDQASDALFYLSNGVAALSALHASSSSTNLAFLHLTVPWVLISGAIIQVYVSRLQVTRGGRFGSVIPSIYVAVWATWTWFRFAGNLLQLSTEAAYGFTAGAVALLVINAFLMLIAAYRNLVLLSLTAVMEVVLVCFLLSTLQRLPYELEMAMLALLSVICIYGTLASLLNCIFSQRLLPMGPPLIKEEVKHQSAPELPCPVTESRLTSGLLKIAGLLEEGGVCGIPTDTVYALAASCKNPQAIEKIYNIKDRPAEKPICICISNVEQLVAAKPPFSPLLWEFMRNVYPGGISCIVSKGDWLFKLGVGPAYDRVGTRDSIMIRVPDHTVTGHLCDITGPLAITSANPSGESDSTHHSMVINRLGHKIQGVLCDGDSNEVVASTVVNCLKIDEGTITIVREGCVPAVKVRQIFERVKSSMV